From Shewanella yunxiaonensis, the proteins below share one genomic window:
- a CDS encoding SphA family protein produces the protein MKKSALKYALLSSALFVSGAMATEGGGGIYPNGAEGFLSGALPPPGLYLLQYVNHYSASKLADANGNALPINMKLDATATVNRMVYQTDIGVFGGQLGFYSLIPLAHASATSLVGSGTKSGLGDITVGPYVSWHFNKNWHAAAAVDFDMPTGEYNKNDFVNLGRNYWAFEPVFVVTYLADNGIEVSTKFMYDFNTKNDDTDYKSGNEFHIDYAAGYHYKQWTFGLSGYYYTQVTADSGSGATNGDYKGKVNGIGPSIKYDGSSGMSIELKYQNEFGAENKTEGEKLWAKIVVPL, from the coding sequence ATGAAAAAATCAGCGTTGAAATATGCGTTACTATCTAGTGCACTATTTGTTAGTGGGGCAATGGCTACAGAAGGTGGCGGCGGTATTTATCCAAATGGTGCAGAAGGCTTTCTGTCAGGAGCATTACCACCACCTGGATTATATTTATTACAATATGTGAATCATTATTCAGCAAGTAAACTAGCGGATGCTAATGGTAATGCGTTACCAATAAATATGAAGCTAGATGCAACAGCAACAGTCAATCGTATGGTTTATCAAACTGACATTGGCGTGTTTGGGGGACAGCTAGGCTTTTATTCATTAATTCCGTTAGCTCATGCCAGTGCTACATCTTTGGTAGGAAGTGGAACGAAAAGCGGCTTGGGTGATATTACTGTTGGTCCTTATGTTTCATGGCACTTCAATAAAAATTGGCATGCTGCCGCTGCAGTAGATTTTGATATGCCTACCGGTGAATACAACAAAAATGATTTCGTAAACTTGGGTCGTAATTACTGGGCTTTCGAACCTGTATTTGTTGTTACTTATTTGGCAGATAATGGTATCGAAGTTTCAACTAAGTTTATGTATGACTTCAATACAAAGAATGATGATACCGATTATAAGTCCGGCAACGAATTCCATATAGACTACGCTGCTGGATATCACTATAAGCAATGGACATTTGGATTGTCAGGGTACTACTACACTCAGGTTACCGCCGATTCTGGTAGTGGTGCTACTAATGGTGATTATAAAGGTAAGGTAAACGGCATTGGTCCATCAATTAAATATGATGGTAGTAGTGGTATGAGTATTGAACTCAAATATCAAAATGAATTCGGTGCCGAAAATAAAACTGAAGGCGAAAAGCTCTGGGCTAAAATAGTTGTCCCGTTATAA
- a CDS encoding 2-hydroxyacyl-CoA dehydratase subunit D, translated as MKELLARKKEIMALFKDVLEPKESIVISDWKKDGGKIIGCLYNYFPEEIITAAGFLPYRVNALNSQGTELAEPRFSQINCSLVRHFYNEAAKGAQDFLDGLVTVNNCDHLRRLFDNWQDQIDTGFFYFIPLPKKAGELQIEEFCKKISAFKSRFEEFFRISISDESLKTAIRVHNVTKNLQRQLYDFRAQGCSLISAADVMTIMIASHCFPRERFNTLLSELVNICQSYKFEADANAKKVMVIGGELDNSNILQLIEESGAFVITDSLGYGTRDCKKDIPLSNNPISDIANYYLSIKPCDPRFFGTTYERNQYVQDLLDSHNVDGIIGIRILQCDHWAFELLNMKKLSKRNSIPYLNLETEYIFSGVGQTKTRVQAFIESIGA; from the coding sequence ATGAAAGAATTATTAGCTAGAAAAAAAGAGATTATGGCGTTATTCAAAGACGTCCTTGAACCTAAGGAATCTATTGTTATATCTGACTGGAAAAAAGATGGTGGTAAAATAATTGGTTGTTTATATAACTATTTTCCAGAAGAAATTATTACTGCTGCGGGATTTCTGCCTTATCGTGTAAATGCTTTAAATAGTCAGGGAACTGAATTAGCTGAACCCAGATTTTCTCAAATTAACTGCAGCTTAGTGAGACATTTCTACAACGAAGCTGCTAAAGGCGCTCAGGACTTTTTAGATGGATTAGTTACAGTAAATAACTGTGATCATCTTCGAAGGTTATTCGATAACTGGCAAGATCAAATCGATACCGGATTTTTTTATTTTATTCCGCTGCCAAAAAAGGCCGGCGAATTGCAAATTGAAGAATTTTGTAAGAAAATTTCAGCTTTTAAATCAAGATTTGAGGAATTTTTTAGAATTAGCATATCTGATGAAAGTCTGAAAACTGCTATCAGAGTGCATAATGTCACTAAAAATCTTCAGAGACAGCTTTACGACTTTCGAGCACAAGGCTGCAGTTTGATATCTGCAGCAGATGTGATGACGATAATGATCGCAAGTCACTGCTTTCCTAGAGAGAGATTTAATACTCTTTTGAGTGAACTCGTTAATATTTGTCAATCATATAAATTTGAAGCGGATGCTAATGCTAAGAAAGTAATGGTAATAGGTGGAGAATTAGATAACTCAAATATTTTACAGCTCATTGAGGAATCTGGGGCATTTGTTATTACAGACTCATTGGGTTATGGCACTCGAGACTGTAAAAAAGATATTCCATTATCTAATAACCCTATTAGTGACATTGCCAACTACTATCTTTCAATAAAACCTTGTGACCCAAGATTTTTTGGAACAACTTATGAACGTAACCAATATGTTCAAGATTTATTAGATAGTCATAATGTCGACGGAATTATTGGAATACGTATTCTTCAATGTGATCATTGGGCATTTGAATTGCTAAATATGAAGAAGCTTTCAAAACGGAACAGTATTCCATACTTAAATTTGGAAACTGAATACATATTTAGTGGCGTCGGTCAAACAAAGACCAGAGTTCAAGCCTTTATAGAAAGTATTGGAGCTTAA
- a CDS encoding 2-hydroxyacyl-CoA dehydratase family protein codes for MNKIKPGLERFREYRDRIKSFIDGIKASPEPNPVLIKFFELIYENDCKTVDCIENDKPLLSSWYGNAPEIYAAMGLHYYCVVDNMLAHQAFTDDLEKTALTDIPTDMCSLIKVGAYAVENGLAPIPSAMIAMLEPCDAQSALHEAWLNSDDWAHIDTYALDPSYGSTDEDWSYFVKELKGLIAFLEQKFNLKLDVDRLREIVEVTNQQYEALAEYMEYRRALPCPHPSFMGSKLGWPITQHIAAGNPGTVEVFKMLSYDAEQKVKAGIGAVPNEKIRCAWTDLIPTWADEYAEFLATECNANIVTDFQCLTPYEHIDTSTLDTMLTGLAKRNLSEVPMIRQARGNIDIMLQDITQMVTEFNCNCVIFSGHVGHKDQSASIGFVKELCKDLGVPLLVLTVDNFDLSYTPMEVIKQKTLTFFNAHGLL; via the coding sequence ATGAATAAAATAAAGCCTGGTTTGGAAAGATTTAGAGAATATCGTGATCGAATCAAATCATTCATAGATGGTATTAAAGCAAGTCCAGAACCTAATCCTGTTTTGATAAAATTTTTTGAATTAATTTACGAAAATGACTGCAAAACCGTTGATTGTATTGAAAATGACAAGCCATTGCTGTCAAGTTGGTATGGCAATGCTCCTGAAATCTACGCCGCTATGGGTCTACATTATTATTGTGTTGTAGATAACATGCTAGCGCATCAAGCTTTCACCGATGATTTGGAAAAAACCGCACTTACTGACATTCCCACAGATATGTGTAGTCTCATTAAAGTCGGTGCTTATGCTGTTGAAAATGGTTTAGCGCCTATCCCTTCAGCAATGATCGCCATGCTAGAACCCTGTGATGCACAGTCTGCATTACATGAGGCCTGGCTTAATTCAGATGATTGGGCTCATATTGACACTTATGCTTTAGACCCTTCTTATGGCAGCACCGATGAAGATTGGAGCTATTTCGTAAAAGAGTTAAAAGGCCTTATCGCTTTTCTGGAGCAGAAATTTAATCTCAAACTTGACGTTGACAGATTGAGAGAGATTGTTGAAGTTACCAATCAACAATATGAGGCCCTGGCTGAATATATGGAATACCGCCGGGCGCTCCCTTGTCCGCACCCATCATTTATGGGTTCAAAATTGGGTTGGCCTATTACACAGCATATTGCAGCGGGAAATCCTGGTACGGTTGAAGTCTTTAAGATGCTGTCATATGACGCCGAACAAAAGGTTAAAGCTGGCATCGGTGCCGTACCAAATGAAAAGATCCGTTGTGCTTGGACGGACCTTATTCCAACATGGGCAGATGAATATGCTGAATTTTTGGCTACTGAATGTAACGCCAATATTGTGACTGACTTCCAGTGCCTCACACCCTATGAGCATATTGATACATCAACATTGGATACCATGTTGACCGGCCTTGCTAAGCGCAATTTGTCCGAAGTTCCCATGATTCGACAAGCTAGAGGTAATATCGACATCATGCTCCAAGATATCACCCAAATGGTGACGGAATTTAATTGCAATTGTGTCATTTTCTCTGGCCATGTTGGTCACAAAGATCAATCTGCATCAATCGGGTTTGTAAAAGAGCTTTGTAAAGATCTCGGCGTACCACTATTGGTACTTACTGTTGATAACTTTGATCTTAGTTATACACCAATGGAAGTTATTAAACAGAAAACGCTTACATTTTTTAATGCTCATGGCTTGCTTTGA
- a CDS encoding acyl-CoA dehydratase activase — MIVAGCDLGSAAGKVVILKDKKVISSAVVKSTTSPEKTALKALEIAMSAIGMKDLAELDNIVSTGYGRSKLSFVKKNVTEIACHARGAFELNPTIRTLIDVGGQDCKIISITNKGRVAEFNMNDRCAAGTGKFLESMARTLNCSLEEFSDLALSHTEILKISSQCSVFAESEVITLINDGMKPENIAAGLVDSIARRLIAMINRVGLELPVGFSGGGAKSESLVKFLEKKLNTEIVRFDCSPQLVGAIGAAHFATELIEI, encoded by the coding sequence ATGATTGTAGCTGGTTGTGATTTGGGTTCTGCGGCAGGGAAAGTTGTTATATTAAAAGATAAAAAAGTTATTTCATCTGCCGTCGTAAAATCTACTACTTCCCCCGAAAAAACTGCTTTAAAGGCGCTAGAAATCGCTATGTCAGCTATCGGAATGAAAGATTTAGCTGAATTAGACAATATTGTGTCTACAGGCTATGGACGCTCAAAGTTATCCTTCGTTAAAAAAAATGTCACTGAAATTGCTTGTCACGCAAGAGGCGCATTTGAGCTAAATCCGACCATCAGAACGCTTATTGATGTGGGAGGGCAAGACTGCAAAATTATTTCAATTACTAATAAAGGAAGAGTGGCCGAATTTAATATGAATGACAGATGTGCTGCTGGAACTGGGAAATTCTTGGAGTCAATGGCACGTACACTAAACTGCTCTCTAGAAGAATTTTCAGACCTAGCTTTATCTCATACAGAAATACTTAAAATCTCTAGCCAGTGTAGTGTATTTGCGGAATCTGAAGTTATCACACTCATTAATGACGGTATGAAACCTGAAAATATTGCAGCGGGACTCGTTGATTCTATTGCAAGACGTCTGATTGCTATGATTAATCGCGTTGGACTTGAGCTCCCCGTGGGATTTAGTGGTGGCGGTGCAAAAAGTGAATCCTTAGTTAAATTTCTAGAAAAGAAACTTAATACTGAAATTGTGAGATTCGACTGTAGTCCTCAGTTAGTCGGAGCAATAGGCGCTGCCCATTTTGCTACTGAGTTAATAGAAATTTAG